The Mesoterricola silvestris sequence GAGGGCACCGGCCACCAGAGCCTCGAGGAGGCCATGCCCGCCGCCTTCAAGGAGCTGCTGGCCACCTGCAACCGCCTGGAGCGCCACTTCAAGGACATGCAGGACCTGGAGTTCACCATCGAGCGCGGCCAGCTGTTCATGCTGCAGACCCGCATCGGCAAGCGCACCGCCCTGGCCTCCATCCGCATCGCCATCGACCTGGTGGAAGAGGGGATGATCGACAGCAACACGGCGCTCACCCGCATCGATCCCGATAGCCTCAACCAGCTGCTGGCCCCCGTGTTCGATCCCAAGGAGAAGGCCGCCTTCAAGAAGAACGGCAAGCTCATGGCCAAGGGCCTGAACGCCGGCCCCGGCGCCGCCGCCGGCCGCATCGCCCTGAGCGCTGAGCAGGCCGAGGAGCTGGCCAAGACCGGCCCCGTCGTCCTGGTGCGCATCGAAACCTCCCCCGAGGATCTGGCCGGCATGGTCGCCGCCAACGGCATCCTCACCGCCCGCGGCGGCATGACCAGCCACGCGGCCGTGGTCGCCCGCGGCATGGGCAAGCCCTGCGTCTGCGGCGCCTCCGCCCTGAACATCGACGTCAAGGCCGGCACGGTCAACGTCGGCGATATCACCCTCAAGGCCGGCACGGACTTCATCTCCATCGACGGCTCCACCGGCGAGATCTTCGCCGGCCAGCTGAGCGCCTTCCCCTCCGAGGTGAACCAGGTGCTCGTGGAGAAGAAGCTCGACGCCTCCAAGAGCGAGCTCTTCCAGCGCTTCAACAAGATCATGACCTGGTCCAACGGCGTCCGGAAGCTCAAGGTCCGCACCAACGCCGACACCCCGCACGATTCCGACGTGGCCCGCGCCTTCGGCGCCGAGGGCATCGGCCTGTGCCGCACCGAGCACATGTTCTTCGAGGGCGAGCGCATCATCGCCGTGCGCGAGTTCATCCTCGCCAAGGACCTGGACGCCCGCAAGGAGGCCCTCAAGAAGCTCCTGCCCATCCAGCGCCAGGACTTCGAAGGCATCTTCACGGCCATGAACGGCCTGCCCGTCACCGTGCGCCTCCTGGATCCCCCCCTCCACGAGTTCGTCCCCCACGACGAAGCCGGCCAGGCCGAAATGGCCAAGGTCATCGGCGTCAGCCTCGCCGAAGTGAAGCACCGGGTGGAGAAGCTCCACGAGTTCAACCCCATGATGGGCCACCGCGGCTGCCGCCTGGGCATCACCTACCCCGAGCTCATCCGCATGCAGATGCGCGCCATCTCCGAGGCCGCCATCAACGTGGCCAAGAAGGGCATCGTCGCCCTGCCCGAGGTCATGGTTCCCCTCATCGGCACCGTCAAGGAGCTGGCCTTCACCAAGACCGAGATGCTCGACGAGCTGGCCGCGGTGAACAAGGAGAACGGATCCACCTTCAGCTGCCCCATCGGCACCATGATCGAGATCCCCCGCGCCGCCATCACCGCCGACAAGGTCGCCGGCGAGGCCGAGTTCTTCTCCTTCGGCACCAACGACCTCACCCAGATGGGCTTCGGCTACTCCCGCGACGACTCCGGCTCCTTCCTGCCCGAGTACGTCTCCAAGAAGATCCTCGAGGACGATCCCTTCCAGAGCCTGGACCAGGAAGGCATCGGCGAGCTGGTCCGCATCGCCTGCGAGAAGGGCCGCGCCACCCGCCCCGGCATCAAGCTGGGCGTCTGCGGCGAGCACGGCGGCGACCCCCGTTCGGTGAAGTTCTTCCACCGCGTGGGCCTGAACTACGTCAGCTGCAGCCCCTACCGCGTGCCCATCGCGATCCTGGCCGCCGCCCAGGCCGTGCTGGAAGAGAAGAAGTAGCACCCACGGCACGAGCATGAAGAAGGGGCGCGAAAGCGCCCCTTTTTCATGGGGTGGAGCCGGAGCGCCCGCCGCCCGTGACCTTCAGGCGCCCGTCCATGTCGAAGGTGAAGCTGAAGGGCCGCTGCGGGTCCAGTTCATCCGGGGCGCCCTCCAGGAGCCCCGGGTCCGGCTCCTCCACCCGGCCCGGAACCGGGTCCACCACTTTCCAAACGATTCCGGGGTCCGGACGGGGATTCGGCTCGTGGATGGCCTTCTCGGTGCGCAGGGCCACCAGGACGCGCCCGTCGCGCATGGGCTGGAGATCCAGGATCACCGGCGGGTGCTTCCGCGTGCCCGCGAGTTCCTCGTCCGTCAGCCCCATCAGCTTGACCACCCGCCCCGGCGAATGGGTGTCCTCGGGCACGATCCACAGGATCCCCGCGTTCATGGACACCACCAGGAAGGCCTCCCGGGCCCGCACCGGAAACGCCAGGAAGGGCTCCAGGCCCCCGTACT is a genomic window containing:
- the ppdK gene encoding pyruvate, phosphate dikinase, with protein sequence MTKHVYTFGGDRNEGNATMRNLLGGKGCNLAEMAGLQIPVPPGFTVTTEVCTLYIAGGQKLPEDVKAQVLESLKWLEGNRGRKLGDVENPLLLSVRSGARVSMPGMMDTVLNLGLNDKTVEGLAKASNNPRFAYDSYRRFIMMYSDVVLGVHKDLFEHEIEKLKEKTGKKLDTEISAEEWKGLTVVFKGIVQKELGKPFPQDPIEQLFGGICAVFDSWETDRAKIYRRLNRIPDDWGTAVNVQTMVFGNMGDDCGTGVAFTRDPGTGEPYFYGEYLINAQGEDVVAGVRTPQPITKFQAEGTGHQSLEEAMPAAFKELLATCNRLERHFKDMQDLEFTIERGQLFMLQTRIGKRTALASIRIAIDLVEEGMIDSNTALTRIDPDSLNQLLAPVFDPKEKAAFKKNGKLMAKGLNAGPGAAAGRIALSAEQAEELAKTGPVVLVRIETSPEDLAGMVAANGILTARGGMTSHAAVVARGMGKPCVCGASALNIDVKAGTVNVGDITLKAGTDFISIDGSTGEIFAGQLSAFPSEVNQVLVEKKLDASKSELFQRFNKIMTWSNGVRKLKVRTNADTPHDSDVARAFGAEGIGLCRTEHMFFEGERIIAVREFILAKDLDARKEALKKLLPIQRQDFEGIFTAMNGLPVTVRLLDPPLHEFVPHDEAGQAEMAKVIGVSLAEVKHRVEKLHEFNPMMGHRGCRLGITYPELIRMQMRAISEAAINVAKKGIVALPEVMVPLIGTVKELAFTKTEMLDELAAVNKENGSTFSCPIGTMIEIPRAAITADKVAGEAEFFSFGTNDLTQMGFGYSRDDSGSFLPEYVSKKILEDDPFQSLDQEGIGELVRIACEKGRATRPGIKLGVCGEHGGDPRSVKFFHRVGLNYVSCSPYRVPIAILAAAQAVLEEKK